The following DNA comes from Photobacterium sp. DA100.
AGCGACATACGAGTAGCCAAACGCGCAGGCTGACTATTAATCAGGCGTACCAAAGGCCAACCACAGGCTAGCAGGCACCCGCCGACGGCAATCAGGATCGAGGCAGCCCCCCACTCCCATTGCCAGCGAACCGCCAGGCTCACATTGGCCCCGTAGAGGTCATTCAGAGTTTGGGCCACGGAAGGAAGCAGCTTTTCTGCCAGAAGCAGGCCCAAAAGGTTCCCTCCTATCAAGCCCACGATAATCCATACCACCAGCTCCAAGCTCAGCGCCTGAATCAATTGCCCCGAAGAAACCCCCGCTTGACGCATTAACCCGACCAGTGGCTGTCGCTGGGAAAAAGACAACGACATTGCCTGATAGAAAATAAACAGACCGACCACGAAAGCTAACATGCCCATTGCCAGTAAGTTCAAGTGGAACGCATCCGTGAGCGGCTCTAGACCGGCAGTTTCTTGTTTCTCTAACTTGAGCGCAGTTGGCAGCTTATCTTCCAGTCTGCTGAGGGTTCGCGGGTTCAAGTCCCCACAAAGAATCGAGCTAAGCCCTGAGCTGGGCTGCAGCTGCCTGAGCAAGGCCATATCCGCAATTAACCGCGGTCCCTTGATACGCTCTTCACTGACGACTTGGAGCGGGCCGATGGACTTTCCAGACTCCAGTTGCAAAATCTGGCCATCCTTGAATCCCATATAGTTGGCGAGCTGCTCACCCACCAGCACCGGATATGGTGGCTGCATCAGGGACAGGATCTGTTGCTGGTTCTCGCTGCCCGGTACGGTATTGTGGCGGAAGCTGGAAAACAACGCGATAGGATCGAGGCCGACAAGCTCGAGGCTGCGCCCGTTGTCAAGCGTAATGCGCAGCTCATCCATCGGCACGCATTGGCTAAAACCATCACGACGAAGCTGGACATAAAACCCCTGGGGAACTTTTAACGCCGGCTGGCTGTGACGAATGCGATACGGAAAAGGATTGGAAAAAAGGAGTTCACCATCGCGGTAGCTTTCACGCGCTTGCTGATTGACGCCCATGACCCCAACCAAGAGGGCAATACCTAATGTCAGTCCCAACCAAACAAGGACAATTTGAAGAGGGTGACGCTTATAATGCCCCCAAAGCGCTTTAGCTACGGGGCTTGACATGTAACAGTCCTCCCTGCAGGCGAATGCAGCCGTTCATATGTGCGGCGACCTGTTTACTGTGGGTAACCAGCAGCAAAGTACAATCCAATTGTTTGGTCAGGTTGATAAGCAAATTAATCACCGCGGCGGCATTTCGCTCATCCAGGCTACCGGTAGGTTCATCCGCCAATAGAATTTGCGGCTCCATGTAAAGGGCCCGGGCAATCGCCGCTCGCTGCTGTTGGCCTCCCGACATTTCCTCCGGGTAACGCCCCAGCAGCGGCATCAAATCCAAGGCGGCAATAATTTGTCGCCACAGCGCTGGGTTTTCTTCCAGCCCCTTTAGCTGGCGGCAGAAACGAATATTGTCTGCCGTCGTGAGGGTTGGTAGCAAATTAAATTGCTGAAAAACCAAACCTATATTGTTACGACGGAAAGCCGTTCTCTCTCGCTCCGAGATAGTATGGATAGGCTTATCACCGAGCCATACCTCACCGGAATCAACACTATCTAGCCCAGCAATCAGGTTAAGCAGGGTACTTTTTCCCGAGCCACTCTCACCCATCAGCGCCAGTTGCTCACCTTGCTTTAATTCCAGCTCAGCACCTTGCAAAACCGAATGGTATTCATCACCATCCATATATCCTTTGCAAAGGTTGACCAGTCGTAACATTATAATCCCCAGTTATAGGAAGTGTTTGCCCTGAAATTTACAGCAAACCAATTGTTCTATAAAGGCCTTTAATGAACATAGAGATAAAACACACCTATTACGTTACATCCGCTCTACATTTCCTTTAAAGCCCCTACATGCCCCTCACAAAATAGCGCCGCACAACCGCGATTGCTGTTGTATATTTTTATTGTATACCTTTGTTTGATAGCCAGTCTTTGATTCCACCTCATTTAACTGGCCAATTACCCGCTACACGGAGCAGTAGTATATGGATAAAACAATTTTAGTTGTTGGCGCATCGGGTTACATCGGCAGTCACCTTGTGCCCGAACTGGCCTGTGCAGGCTATAGGGTCAAAGCCACATGCCGCAACTTGAAATTGTTAGAAAAGCGCGGCTGGCAAAATCTTGATAATGTCAGTTTACACCAACTCGATCTCACCGAGCCAGCTGACCTAGCCCCCCTGCTGGAAGGAGTCGAAAGTGTTTTCTTTCTCGTCCATGGCATGAACCACGGCCACGACTTTATTGACATTGAACTGCAGGCTGCGAAAAATTTCAGCGCCGCCCTTAAACAATCAGATGTCGAGCGAGTGATCTATTTGGGCGCTTTGCAACCTTCAGACGGCAAACCTTCCGAACACCTTTTAGCCCGCAAGGCGACAGGAGAAATTCTAAGAGAAAGCGGTAAACCAATTACCGAGCTGCGTGCGGGGATCATCGTTGGCCCCGGCTCTGCTGCCTTTGAAGTGATGCGCGATTTTGCCTTGCATTTCCCCATCCTTATTACCCCCAAATGGGTCTACTCCAAGAGCTCACCGATTGCACTGCGCAACCTGCTGCATTACCTCCTTGAACTACTCAACTTCCAGCCTACCCGCCACCAAATAATGGATGTCGCTGGCCCGAAAAATATCAGCTATGCCAAACAGCTTCGTACGATTGGCTTTCAGGCCGGGAGAAAAGTCAGGATCTTGCCCCTGCCCTTTCTGACCCCAAGGTTCGCCGCCCGCTGGCTTCGCTTGGTAACATCCGTACCCACCAATATCGCAAAAGCCTTAATCGGCGGACTAGGCCATGATTTACGCGCCAACGGCTCTGCGCTGCAATCGCTGATCCCCCAGCATCTGCTGAGCTATGACGAAGCCGTGGAAGAAAGCCTGGCACACGAGAACGAAGTTGTCCGGAGTGATATCTGGGGGTTTGACCCGGACGCGCTCGCTCGCTGGCAACCCGGTTTTGGTTATTACCCCAAACAAGCCGGATACCATTTGAAAACCAACGCCACTGCCGAACAACTCTGGCGGCAAATTCTGCGGATGGGCGGGAAAGAGGGCTATTTTTATGCCAATTATCTGTGGTGGATCAGAGAGTGGATGGATTGGGTTATCGGTGGCGAAGGGCTGAACCGCTACCGCCGGGATCCCGACCATCTGGAGCTGG
Coding sequences within:
- a CDS encoding ABC transporter ATP-binding protein, whose translation is MLRLVNLCKGYMDGDEYHSVLQGAELELKQGEQLALMGESGSGKSTLLNLIAGLDSVDSGEVWLGDKPIHTISERERTAFRRNNIGLVFQQFNLLPTLTTADNIRFCRQLKGLEENPALWRQIIAALDLMPLLGRYPEEMSGGQQQRAAIARALYMEPQILLADEPTGSLDERNAAAVINLLINLTKQLDCTLLLVTHSKQVAAHMNGCIRLQGGLLHVKPRS
- a CDS encoding SDR family oxidoreductase, which codes for MDKTILVVGASGYIGSHLVPELACAGYRVKATCRNLKLLEKRGWQNLDNVSLHQLDLTEPADLAPLLEGVESVFFLVHGMNHGHDFIDIELQAAKNFSAALKQSDVERVIYLGALQPSDGKPSEHLLARKATGEILRESGKPITELRAGIIVGPGSAAFEVMRDFALHFPILITPKWVYSKSSPIALRNLLHYLLELLNFQPTRHQIMDVAGPKNISYAKQLRTIGFQAGRKVRILPLPFLTPRFAARWLRLVTSVPTNIAKALIGGLGHDLRANGSALQSLIPQHLLSYDEAVEESLAHENEVVRSDIWGFDPDALARWQPGFGYYPKQAGYHLKTNATAEQLWRQILRMGGKEGYFYANYLWWIREWMDWVIGGEGLNRYRRDPDHLELGDKIDSWKVISIEPNRFLSLLFGMKAPGLGRLEFTIEDKGDHREIDIRAWWHPAGFSGLLYWFAMMPAHLFIFRGMTHALVERCHAKAQEGKTETI